AGCTGGTGCTCGCGCCCGTGTTCGGGCACGCGCGGGTCTTCGGGCGGGGGCTGCCGGGGCGGTAGCGCGGTGAGACGGGGTGGAGGCAGGCGCCGGGGCGCGGACGGGGGCTCGGACTTGGGCGCGGGCACGGGCAGGCGGGGCCGTTGGGGCGTATTCGTACGATTTTCCGACCCTGGATGGACGTGGCTCCCGTGCCGGGCGGCCGGCCCGTGGCAGCGTCGGGGCTTCCCCTGTCCCCTCTCCCCGCCCTGTCGCCCCGTCTCTCCGCATCGGCAAAGGCCCCCTCATGCGAACCACGCGACTGCGCCCCGCCCTCGTCACCGGAGTCCTCGGAGCCGCCGGCGCCGTCGGGGTGACCACCGGCACGATCGTGCCCGCCTCGCTGCCCGCGCCGACGGCGAACGCCGCTGTGGCGGATGCGGGAGCGGGCGACGGGCCGGGGCGCGGCCCCGGAGCCGACCGGCAGCCGACCTGCGGCAAGGTGTCCGAGCGGGACTTCCCCCTCCGGGCGCGCATCCACGACGGCCCCGGCGCGTACGTCGCCGGCGGAGGGCCGGGCACCTGGTCCGTCGATCTCGTCAACGGCACCGGCGAGACGTGCCACAACATCCACCCGGTCATCGTTCTCGCCGACCGGCACCGGTCCCTCACCGACGCCCAGGTCCGGCTCCAGCTCACCGACGACAAGGGCCGGTGGCGGGCCATGTCCCTGGAGACGTCGGACGAGCACGAGACGATCGGCGTCCTGGAAGGCGACTTCGCGGGCTTCGCGGTACCGGCCCGGGGGACCGTCACCGTACGGGTGCGGCTGGCGTTCACGGATGCCGCCGAGGCCAACACGGTCGTGGCGAACGCGGCGACGGTGCAGCGGCGCGGCGGTGACGGCGACTGGGTGGGGGAGTCGAACGCGTACCGCTTCTCCGTGGACGACGCGGCGGGAAACCGGGGCCGGGACCGGCAGCAGAGCCAGGACCAGGTCCCGGAGCCGGACCCGGACCCCGGAAGCGGTGACGGCCCCCGTACCCCCGCCCCCGCCCGTACGCCCCTCGAAAGCACCGAAAGCACCGAAAGCACCGAGCGCACGGAGGACTCCAGCGCCTCCGGCGCGGGCCGCACCCCCGCCCCCACCCTCACCTCCACCCCCAACTCCGGTCACCGCGAGGACACTTCGCTCCCCCCCGGTATCGGCTCCCTCGCCGACACCGGTGGACGCTCCGCACGTTCCGTCGCCGGCCCCGCGATCGCCGCCGCCGCGCTCCTGTTCTCCGGTGCCGCCCTGCTCCTCCGCGCCCGTCACCTGCGCAACCGCCCCTGAACGCCGTCCGATCCATGCGTGAGCGCCGCCGGAGTGCCCGGCGGGCGGTACCCTCATGGTCGTCCTGGGCCTGAACGAAGCGACATCGCCATTTCCGCGGGTCCCTAGGCGATCTACGGGTGGTGAGCGGGCGTGTCGGTGCACAGCGGTACGGGACGTCGCCCGGCCCCGCCCCGAGCCACCGTCCGCTAGGAGATACCGAGCCGTCATGCCCAGCAACTCCCGCCCCGTCAGACCCGGCAGCACCTTCGCTCTGCGTCGTACGCCGTTCACCGCCGTCGTCGGCGGCCTCGGCGCCCTCGTTCTCACCGCCTCGCTCGCCGGATGCGGCGGAGGTTCGGGCGCCTCCGAGGCGCCGGTCGTCACCGTCTACAGCGCCGACGGCCTCAAGGGGGTCAAGAACGACGGCTGGTACGACCAGGTGTTCGCGGACTTCGAGAAGGAGACCGGGATCAAGGTGACATACGCGGAGGGCGGTTCCGGCGAGATGGTGGACCGCGCCGCCGGGGAGAAGGACAACCCCCGCGCGGACGTCATCATCGCTCTGCCGCCGTACATCCAACACGCGGAGAGACTGGGCCTGTTGGCGCCGTACGAGCCCAAGGGCTCGGAGCGGGTGCACGGTTCGGGCAAGTCGACGCGGGACCGGTGGGTGTCCGTCGTCAACAACTACTTCGGGTTCGTGTACAACACGAAGGAATTGAAGGACCCTCCGGTCACCTGGGAGGAACTGCTGGACCCCAAGTACGAGGGCAAGCTCCAGTACTCCACCCCCGGGGTCGCGGGCGACGGCACGGGTCTCCTCATCAAGGCCATGGAGGACTTCGGCGGCGAGAAGCCGGCGATGGACTATCTCCGGAAGCTCGAAAAGAACAACATCGGCCCCACGCCCTCCACCTTCAAGCTCGCGGCCAAGGTCGACAAGGGCGAGATCCTGGTGGCCAACGGCGACGTGCAGACGAACTTCGAGCAGTCCAAGTCCCTGCCCAACCTGGGAATCTGGTTCCCGGCGCGGGAGGGCGGCGAGCCGACCACGTTCGCCATGTACTACGGCGCCGGGCTCGCCGAGGGCGCCCCGCACAGCGAGAACGGCAAGAAGCTGCTCGACCACATGCTCACCGAGAAGGCGCAGAAGCAGGTCAGCGGCATCGGCGGCGGCTTCCCCGCGCGCACGGACGTCAGGCCCACGGACGAGAACGCCATCGAACTGGCCGGGCTGATGGACGGCATCCAGCTCTTCGAGCCCAACTGGCAGCGCATAGAGCCCAGCCTCGACGGCTACATCGACTCCTGGAAGGACGCCACCGGCAACTGAACGGCCCCGGCCGCCTTGTTGCCGCCCCGGGCCCGGCCGACGACGTACCGGCCGGGCCCGTCGTCGCCACTGCTGAGGCGTTGATCAGACGTAGCCGATCAGGTCGGCGATCGAGTCCACGACCTTCGACGGCCCATACGGGAAGCGGTCCATCTCGCCCGGCTGAGTGACTCCGGTCAGGACGAGGAAGGTCTGCATACCGGCCTCCAGGCCCGCGAGCACATCCGTGTCCATACGGTCGCCGATCATGGCCGACGTCTCCGAGTGGGCCCCGATCGCGTTCAGGCCGGCCCGCATCATCAGCGGGTTCGGCTTGCCGACGAAGTACGGCTTCTTTCCCGTCGCCGCGGTGATCAGCGCCGCGACGGCCCCCGTGGCCGGAAGTGCGCCCTCGGTGGAAGGGCCGGTCTCGTCGGGGTTCGTGGCGATGAAGCGGGCCCCGTTGTTGATGAGCCGCACCGCCTTCGTCATGGCCTCGAACGAGTAGGTCCGGGTCTCGCCGAGAATCACGAAGTCGGGCTCGGTGTCCGTCAGGACGTACCCGATCTCGTGCAGGGCGGTCGTCAGACCAGCCTCGCCGATGACGTAGGCGGTGCCGCCGGGGCGCTGGTCGTTGAGGAACTGTGCGGTGGCGAGAGCGGAGGTCCAGATGTTCTCCACCGGCACGTCCAGCCCCATGCGACGCAGTCGGGCGTGCAGGTCGCGCTGGGTATAGATCGAGTTGTTGGTGAGGACGAGGAAGGGCTTCCCGGACTCCTTGAGCCGTTTGAGAAAGTCCTCCGCCCCGGGAATCGGCACACCCTCGTGAAGCAGGACGCCGTCCATGTCGGTCAGCCACGACTCGATGGGCTTGCGGTCTGCCATGGGGTCTCTCCTGCGGGAAGCGGTCGTTCGAGGCGGCTGCGCTCGCCGTAGACACTACCGCCGACGGGTGTTCGATTCCCGGCGCCCGATGGGCGGGTTCCCATCGGACATGACGTTGATCACGACGACTCAGCGAGACCGGCGAGGTTCTCGCTGCAATACCAGCCACTGCTCCCGCGTGCAGGTCGTCTCGGCGATCGACATCGAGCAGTCGGCCCGATTTGGTCCACTGAAGGTGTCTGGCCCACGAATCGATCGATTTCGAAAGTCATCTTTCGCGAAGTTCGACTCGACAAATCGGGAAGGTTTCTGCCGGTAGGATCGGAGCCTTCCTGCCGTCGGGCAGCATGTTCCGAACGGGTGACGGGTAGGCTCAATCCCTCCGAGAAGTGGATTCTTCTGACATGGCTCAAGTCGCTCGGCAAGGCAGCAGGATCACGCGAATCAAGAATCCCACGCCCCCGAAACCGACGCTGTCGATTCGACCGGCGGAAATGCCGGGCGATGACCTCGAAGACGATTCCGTCATCAAAGGGGTCAGGTACGACGGAACGCCCTTCGTCGGCCTGGAGGCTGAGGCTCTCGAAGCCGAAGGGTGCGTCTTCGAGAACTCGCGCTTCACGGGAACGCGCCTGCTCAGGAGTCAGTTCAGCGACTCGCAGTTCACCACGTGCGACTTCGCCGAGGTCGACACGCAAGACGTGTCACTCATTCGCTGCACCGTGGGCGGAAGTCGAATGACGGGCTCGACATGGAAGTCCGGAACGTTCCGGGACGTACGGTTCGACAACTGCGTCATCGCCCCCGCAATGCTCAGGCATATGAAGATGTTCAGTGTGGTGTTCGCCGACTGCAAAATGGTTGGCGCTGATTTTCAGTCGACGCACCTGCACAATGTGCGGTTCGAAAATTGCGACCTCACGGGAGCGCAATTCGCCAACGTTCAGGTAGGTGCGGTCCGGTTCGAGAACAGCACGCTTGTCGACGTCGGCGGCGCCGCGAGCCTCAAGGGCGCAACCGTGCAGGGCCCAGGAGCGGTGGAACTGGCCCTGGGCCTTGCACGGGAGGCGGGAATCCTGTTCGAGCCGTAGCTCGTCAGGCGGCAATGTTCGGTCGGTATCCCGCGTACTCCGGGCTGGAGATCGCGCGGGCCACGAGATCGAAGTTGATGTCCTCCCCGAAGTCGCACAGCTCGTCGAGGAGTATCCGCCCGTACTCGTTGAAGTGCGGGCGCTGCCTCTTCAGGTCTTCGCAGGCGTCCCGCAGGGACTCGCTGTAGAGGTCGACCAGGGTCGTGACGCCCTGCTGGTCCTGCATGAACATGAGGGGGACCGTGACCACTGCGGCGTGAAACGCCTTGTCGAGCGGACGGCGCTGCCCGATCTTCACGGCCGACAGCGCACGGTACTCATCCGCTTCCAGGGCGCTGGACGTGAGGCCGAACATCCCGTTCACCTTGTCGGCGACGAAGAGGTTCAGGTGCATGCCCTCGTGCACCAGGCACATGGCGTAGTCGAGCGTCGCCCAGTCTGCTCCGGGGCTCATGACCACCGTGCCGGGGAGGCGCGAGGCGGAGCCGCCGCCGTCGGCGCCCGAATCGACGATCACCAGATCGGTGACCAACAGGTCGACCATGCGCCGGAGATCGGGACTGATCTCCTGGATCAGATCGAAGGCCGAGGCGACTTCTGTGTCCCAACCTTCGCGAGTGGGACCTTCGGTGGGGCCGGCACCTTCGAAGATGTGGGGGAAGACTCCGTTGATGGTGCAGTACTTCGCCCACGGCCCGTCCTCGTACGTGATCGAGACGCCTTCGCTCGTGACGGGCATCGGGCGGAAAGCCGGCAAGGTCCGGAGATGCGGGACGCCGAAGCCCTGAGCCAGATGCGCGTGCCTGACTACGAGGACTGCGTCGAGGTACCGATGTCCTCGATCACGGCCCTACTGGAGGAGAACGGTGGACCTGATCACCAGCGGCCGGCGTGACGAGCTGTTCGACAGTTTCGAGCGCAGCGCCTTCCATCTTGAATTGAGGGACAACTACGGATCGCCTGTCGAGGACACCCCCTACGCCCGATGGCGGAGGGGCGAGCCGGACGACTACCGATGGCTTGACCCGTGGATGGCGCTCATGAAGCGGGTGACTGGTGACGGCAAGACGGTGCGACGCGTACGCGTGATCACCGAGCCCCACTCCCAGTATGTGAAGTGGGAGAACTCACTCACTCATCTGAACCTGGCGGCCGGTGAAGACATCAGGTGGTTCCCTCGGCATCAACTTCCGGACGGAATCGTCTTCCCGGTCTCCGGCAATGACTGGTGGCTGTTTGATGACAACCTCCTGGCCGTCGGGCATTTCGACCAGGAAGGCCGCGTCCTCGGGTCCGAACTGATCGAAGATCCCGACATCGTGGCCGACTGCGTCCGAGTGCGGGATCTACTCTGGTCCTCCGCCGTTCATCATGCCGAGTACAAGCCCTGACCCATCGGTGAATAGTCAAGCGCAGGAAGCGCGGACGGCTTTGGGTGCCCGGCTGCGGGGATTCCGTAAGGACGCGGGATTCTCCAGCGGCCGGGCATTCGCTGCGGCTACCGGGTGGCAGGAGTCGAAAGTCTCCCGGATCGAGAACGGTCGGCAGGCTGCAAGCGAAGATGACATCCGCACCTGGTGCGAGAAGACGCATACCCAGAACCTGACCGCCGACC
Above is a window of Streptomyces sp. NBC_01498 DNA encoding:
- a CDS encoding HAD-IIA family hydrolase codes for the protein MADRKPIESWLTDMDGVLLHEGVPIPGAEDFLKRLKESGKPFLVLTNNSIYTQRDLHARLRRMGLDVPVENIWTSALATAQFLNDQRPGGTAYVIGEAGLTTALHEIGYVLTDTEPDFVILGETRTYSFEAMTKAVRLINNGARFIATNPDETGPSTEGALPATGAVAALITAATGKKPYFVGKPNPLMMRAGLNAIGAHSETSAMIGDRMDTDVLAGLEAGMQTFLVLTGVTQPGEMDRFPYGPSKVVDSIADLIGYV
- a CDS encoding 2-aminoethylphosphonate ABC transporter substrate-binding protein, which codes for MPSNSRPVRPGSTFALRRTPFTAVVGGLGALVLTASLAGCGGGSGASEAPVVTVYSADGLKGVKNDGWYDQVFADFEKETGIKVTYAEGGSGEMVDRAAGEKDNPRADVIIALPPYIQHAERLGLLAPYEPKGSERVHGSGKSTRDRWVSVVNNYFGFVYNTKELKDPPVTWEELLDPKYEGKLQYSTPGVAGDGTGLLIKAMEDFGGEKPAMDYLRKLEKNNIGPTPSTFKLAAKVDKGEILVANGDVQTNFEQSKSLPNLGIWFPAREGGEPTTFAMYYGAGLAEGAPHSENGKKLLDHMLTEKAQKQVSGIGGGFPARTDVRPTDENAIELAGLMDGIQLFEPNWQRIEPSLDGYIDSWKDATGN
- a CDS encoding DUF6879 family protein, with the translated sequence MDLITSGRRDELFDSFERSAFHLELRDNYGSPVEDTPYARWRRGEPDDYRWLDPWMALMKRVTGDGKTVRRVRVITEPHSQYVKWENSLTHLNLAAGEDIRWFPRHQLPDGIVFPVSGNDWWLFDDNLLAVGHFDQEGRVLGSELIEDPDIVADCVRVRDLLWSSAVHHAEYKP
- a CDS encoding aKG-HExxH-type peptide beta-hydroxylase, with protein sequence MPVTSEGVSITYEDGPWAKYCTINGVFPHIFEGAGPTEGPTREGWDTEVASAFDLIQEISPDLRRMVDLLVTDLVIVDSGADGGGSASRLPGTVVMSPGADWATLDYAMCLVHEGMHLNLFVADKVNGMFGLTSSALEADEYRALSAVKIGQRRPLDKAFHAAVVTVPLMFMQDQQGVTTLVDLYSESLRDACEDLKRQRPHFNEYGRILLDELCDFGEDINFDLVARAISSPEYAGYRPNIAA
- a CDS encoding pentapeptide repeat-containing protein → MAQVARQGSRITRIKNPTPPKPTLSIRPAEMPGDDLEDDSVIKGVRYDGTPFVGLEAEALEAEGCVFENSRFTGTRLLRSQFSDSQFTTCDFAEVDTQDVSLIRCTVGGSRMTGSTWKSGTFRDVRFDNCVIAPAMLRHMKMFSVVFADCKMVGADFQSTHLHNVRFENCDLTGAQFANVQVGAVRFENSTLVDVGGAASLKGATVQGPGAVELALGLAREAGILFEP